The proteins below are encoded in one region of Pseudoduganella armeniaca:
- a CDS encoding ATP synthase subunit I: protein MSDSAQSIARPVYRIVALQFTIAVLFAALVAYFAGVEKGWSAAMGGAIAVIGSGVYALIVAGGSRDAKAALRRHELAEMVKLFLTAVLFIAALVLFQSAANVWLILGFAVATLAYWFSLLAV from the coding sequence GTGAGTGATTCTGCACAAAGTATCGCCCGGCCGGTGTACCGCATCGTGGCCCTGCAATTCACAATCGCCGTCCTTTTCGCTGCCCTCGTCGCGTATTTCGCCGGGGTGGAGAAAGGCTGGTCCGCTGCCATGGGCGGTGCGATCGCGGTGATCGGCAGCGGGGTGTACGCGCTGATCGTCGCGGGCGGCAGCAGGGACGCCAAAGCGGCATTACGGCGGCATGAGCTTGCCGAGATGGTGAAGTTATTTCTTACAGCAGTGCTGTTTATCGCGGCACTGGTGCTGTTTCAGTCGGCCGCTAACGTTTGGCTGATCTTGGGTTTTGCAGTGGCGACCTTGGCGTACTGGTTTTCACTGCTCGCAGTTTAA
- the atpB gene encoding F0F1 ATP synthase subunit A → MTTEHGGHAAPANATEYIQHHLSHLQSADGAINLDTFWISLILGFVFLGVFYMASKRATAGVPGKLQNFVEWVMELVNDTVNSAFHAKSNVIAPLAITIFVWVWLMNAMDFLPVDLLPKILEFFGVYKLRVVPTADVNHTFGMSFGVFLCIIGFSIKAKGAGGYMKELFTAPFHAHGIAAIFLAPVNFIFQMLELFAKPISLSLRLFGNMYAGELIFILIALLPWWAQWLLGGPWAIFHILIVTLQAFVFMALTVVYLSLAVEKH, encoded by the coding sequence ATGACCACTGAACACGGGGGGCACGCAGCCCCGGCAAACGCCACCGAATACATCCAGCACCACCTTTCCCACCTGCAAAGCGCTGACGGCGCCATCAACCTGGATACGTTCTGGATCTCGCTGATCCTGGGCTTTGTATTCCTGGGCGTGTTCTACATGGCGTCCAAGCGCGCCACCGCCGGCGTGCCGGGCAAGCTGCAGAACTTCGTCGAATGGGTCATGGAACTGGTCAACGACACCGTCAACAGCGCCTTCCACGCGAAAAGCAACGTCATCGCCCCGCTGGCGATCACCATTTTCGTCTGGGTCTGGCTGATGAACGCGATGGACTTCCTGCCGGTGGACCTGCTGCCGAAAATCCTGGAATTCTTCGGCGTCTACAAGCTGCGCGTGGTCCCGACCGCCGACGTGAACCATACCTTCGGCATGTCGTTCGGCGTGTTCCTGTGCATTATCGGCTTCTCGATCAAGGCCAAGGGCGCCGGCGGCTACATGAAGGAACTGTTCACGGCACCGTTCCATGCGCACGGCATCGCCGCCATCTTCCTGGCACCGGTGAACTTCATCTTCCAGATGCTGGAACTGTTCGCCAAGCCAATCTCGCTGTCGCTGCGACTGTTCGGCAATATGTACGCCGGCGAACTGATTTTCATCCTGATCGCACTGCTGCCATGGTGGGCACAGTGGCTGCTGGGTGGTCCATGGGCAATCTTCCACATCCTGATTGTGACCCTGCAGGCTTTCGTCTTTATGGCCCTGACGGTCGTGTACCTTAGCCTCGCGGTTGAGAAGCACTAA
- a CDS encoding ParB/RepB/Spo0J family partition protein — protein MATKKLKGLGRGLDALLGGGDPADPADQGNQPSELAVTQLQPGKYQPRTRMDEGSLNELAASIKTQGIMQPILVRPVGTGKDGKTTYEIIAGERRFRAAQIAGLENVPVLVREVDDTAAAAMALIENIQREDLNPLEEAQGIHRLITDFSFTHEQAAHAVGRSRSAVSNLLRLMNLAAPVQTMLMAGDIDMGHARALLAVDAAAQITLANVVVAKRLSVRETEKLVNRTIEEQTAKPDTKAREKSGDIKRLEEELSDTLATPVVFKIGAKGRGQMIIDFADLDILDGVIARLRG, from the coding sequence ATGGCAACCAAAAAACTCAAAGGTCTGGGTCGCGGCCTGGACGCGCTGCTGGGCGGCGGCGATCCGGCCGATCCGGCCGACCAGGGCAACCAACCCTCCGAACTCGCTGTTACTCAGCTGCAACCCGGTAAATACCAGCCGCGCACGCGGATGGACGAAGGCAGCCTGAACGAACTGGCCGCGTCGATCAAGACGCAGGGCATCATGCAACCGATCCTGGTGCGACCGGTCGGCACCGGCAAGGACGGCAAAACCACGTACGAGATCATCGCCGGCGAGCGGCGTTTCCGTGCGGCACAAATTGCCGGATTGGAAAATGTGCCCGTACTGGTGCGCGAGGTGGACGACACCGCCGCCGCCGCGATGGCGCTGATCGAGAACATCCAGCGCGAAGACCTGAATCCACTGGAAGAAGCCCAGGGGATTCACCGCCTCATCACGGATTTCAGTTTTACACATGAGCAAGCCGCCCATGCGGTGGGTCGCTCGCGCAGCGCCGTCTCCAACCTGCTGCGCCTGATGAACCTGGCGGCACCGGTGCAGACGATGCTGATGGCGGGCGACATCGACATGGGCCACGCCCGTGCTCTGCTGGCCGTCGACGCCGCTGCCCAGATCACCTTGGCCAATGTTGTCGTAGCGAAACGTCTGTCCGTGCGCGAAACCGAAAAGCTCGTCAACCGGACGATCGAGGAGCAGACCGCCAAGCCGGACACCAAGGCGCGGGAAAAGTCGGGCGATATCAAGCGCCTCGAGGAAGAACTGTCCGATACACTGGCGACCCCGGTCGTGTTCAAGATCGGTGCCAAGGGCCGCGGCCAGATGATCATCGACTTTGCCGACCTGGACATCCTGGACGGCGTCATCGCCCGCCTGCGGGGCTGA
- a CDS encoding F0F1 ATP synthase subunit B, whose protein sequence is MNINASLIGQMITFAVLVWFSMKFVFPALNSALDERAKRIADGLAAADQGQASMAAAEKRAAEALASARDEAAQRVADAEKRAQLIAEEIKANAKAEADRIIATAKAEADQQVTQAREQLRAQVADLAVKGAEQILKREVNASAHADLLNRLATEL, encoded by the coding sequence ATGAACATCAATGCGTCTCTCATCGGTCAGATGATCACCTTCGCGGTGCTCGTCTGGTTCTCGATGAAATTCGTCTTCCCGGCGCTCAACAGCGCGCTGGATGAGCGTGCCAAGCGTATTGCGGACGGTCTGGCTGCGGCCGACCAGGGTCAGGCCTCGATGGCGGCCGCTGAAAAGCGTGCCGCGGAAGCCCTGGCCTCCGCCCGTGACGAAGCTGCCCAGCGCGTCGCGGACGCCGAAAAGCGTGCTCAGCTGATCGCTGAAGAGATCAAGGCCAACGCCAAGGCCGAAGCGGACCGCATCATCGCGACCGCCAAGGCCGAAGCCGACCAGCAAGTCACCCAGGCCCGCGAGCAACTGCGTGCCCAGGTCGCCGACCTGGCTGTGAAGGGCGCCGAGCAAATCCTGAAGCGCGAAGTCAACGCGTCGGCCCACGCCGACCTGCTGAACCGCCTTGCGACCGAGCTGTAA
- a CDS encoding ParA family protein, with amino-acid sequence MAKIFCVANQKGGVGKTTTTVNLSAGLAKLNQRVLLVDLDPQGNATMGAGINKAGLAASTYEVMLGTADVATARQRSEAGRFDVLPSNRELAGAEVEMVELERRESRLKDALALVDKDYDFILIDCPPALSMLTLNGLCAAHGVIIPMQCEYYALEGLSDLVNTIKKVHANLNPDLKIIGLLRVMFDPRMTLSQQVSAQLEQHFGDKVFKTIIPRNVRLAEAPSYGMPGVTFDPSSKGAQAYIAFGAEMVKRIKKM; translated from the coding sequence ATGGCGAAAATCTTTTGCGTAGCAAACCAGAAGGGCGGCGTCGGCAAGACCACCACCACGGTCAACCTGTCGGCTGGCCTGGCCAAGCTGAACCAGCGCGTGCTGCTGGTCGACCTGGACCCGCAGGGTAATGCCACGATGGGCGCCGGCATCAACAAGGCCGGCCTGGCGGCATCCACCTATGAAGTCATGCTCGGCACGGCCGACGTGGCGACGGCGCGCCAGCGCTCCGAGGCAGGGCGCTTCGACGTGCTGCCATCCAACCGCGAGCTGGCCGGCGCGGAAGTGGAGATGGTGGAACTGGAACGGCGCGAGTCGCGCCTGAAGGACGCGCTGGCCCTGGTCGACAAGGACTACGACTTCATCCTGATCGACTGCCCGCCGGCGCTGTCGATGTTGACCCTGAACGGCCTGTGCGCCGCGCACGGCGTCATCATCCCGATGCAATGCGAGTACTACGCCCTGGAAGGCCTGTCCGACCTGGTCAACACGATCAAGAAGGTGCATGCGAACCTGAACCCGGACCTGAAGATCATCGGCTTGCTGCGCGTGATGTTCGATCCGCGCATGACGCTGTCGCAGCAGGTCTCGGCCCAGCTGGAGCAGCACTTCGGCGACAAGGTGTTCAAGACGATCATCCCGCGCAACGTACGGCTGGCCGAGGCGCCGTCGTACGGCATGCCGGGGGTGACGTTCGATCCCAGCTCGAAGGGGGCCCAGGCCTATATCGCCTTTGGGGCTGAGATGGTTAAGCGCATCAAGAAAATGTAA
- the atpE gene encoding F0F1 ATP synthase subunit C — protein sequence MQALIAQVQSMTVLAVAIIIGLAAIGTALGFAILGGKFLEASARQPELMPQLQTKLFVIAGLLDAISMIGVGVSLLFTFNNPFLTALTTAVAQ from the coding sequence ATGCAAGCTCTGATCGCACAAGTACAAAGCATGACCGTTCTGGCCGTCGCAATCATCATTGGCCTGGCAGCCATCGGCACCGCATTGGGCTTCGCAATCCTGGGTGGCAAGTTCCTGGAAGCTTCGGCACGTCAGCCTGAACTGATGCCACAACTGCAAACCAAACTGTTCGTTATCGCCGGTCTGCTGGACGCGATCTCGATGATCGGCGTTGGTGTGTCGCTGCTGTTCACGTTCAACAACCCGTTCCTGACCGCCCTGACCACCGCCGTAGCTCAGTAA
- a CDS encoding F0F1 ATP synthase subunit delta has protein sequence MAELATVARPYAEALFRVAQAGNLAQWSDLVSELAQIGAHPEVLAYARNPKVSDSDVASVIQGLLKSPLNAEANNFLSMLIENGRIELLPEIGVQFHELKNSVEGAADADITSAFDLDAAQTAGLVATLEKKFGRKLNPSVTVDPSLIGGVRVVVGDEVLDTSVRAKLQQLRVALVS, from the coding sequence ATGGCTGAACTCGCAACCGTCGCCCGTCCTTACGCGGAAGCTCTCTTCCGCGTAGCCCAGGCTGGCAACCTCGCGCAGTGGTCCGATCTGGTGTCCGAACTGGCCCAGATCGGTGCCCATCCCGAGGTGCTGGCATATGCCCGCAACCCTAAAGTGTCCGACAGCGATGTGGCGTCGGTCATCCAGGGCCTGCTGAAATCGCCGCTTAACGCGGAAGCGAACAACTTCCTCTCGATGCTGATCGAAAACGGCCGCATCGAACTGCTGCCGGAAATCGGCGTGCAATTCCACGAGCTGAAAAACAGCGTGGAAGGCGCGGCGGATGCCGACATCACCAGCGCATTCGACCTGGATGCTGCCCAGACGGCAGGCCTGGTCGCCACACTGGAAAAGAAATTCGGCCGCAAGCTCAACCCAAGCGTCACGGTGGATCCATCGCTGATCGGTGGCGTACGCGTGGTGGTCGGCGACGAAGTGCTGGACACTTCGGTACGCGCCAAGCTGCAACAGCTGCGTGTCGCGCTGGTGTCGTAA